Genomic window (Streptomyces sp. NBC_00078):
CGGCTCGGCCATGAGCAGCCGTGGCCGCGTCGGCCAAGTTCGGTGGGGCGGCGGAGTGCTCCGCCGCCCCACTCGTGGGCCTGGTGCCCCGTGCCCCGAGGTGTCAGAAGGCGCGGAACTGCGGGCCGTAGTTGCCCGGCGCGTCGGGGATAGGGCGTTCCATCAGCTTCACCGCAGGAGTCTCCAGCCCGCGCATGATGTGGATGGCCGCGTGCAGCGAGCGGTGGCCGCCGCCGGCCCAGGCCGATTCAAGAGTGTGGAGAAGGCTGTTGTAGGTGGTGTCGAAGCTCTCCAGGAGCCGCCGTACCTCTCCCGGCGGGTTGGGCCAGCCGCCCGCCGGAACCGGCGCCATGGGGCGTGCGTCGGGGAAGCGTACGGGCGCCCCGTTGAACTCCCAGTCGCCGTCGTTGTCGCGCAGCCGTCGGCCGTGGTAGATCTCGCCGAAGGCGTAGTAGTGCGCCGGGTAGTCGTCGTCGAAGGCCGTGGCGGGGGAACTGGTGGTGCCCTCGCCCTGCTCCTTGATGATCTCGATGGCGCGCTCGACGTCGTCGGGAGTCTCCACCGGCTCCAGCACGTCGGAGCCGATGCGCGTGGACAGCTGTCCGCGCGCCGACAGCTCCGGCGCCACGCTCCGGAACGTCTTGAGGATGTCGCTGTAGAAGGTGCCGACGCTCGGCGACGTGTCGATGCTCCGGGCGAGCGGGCGGTGAGGGGCTTCGATGCCCATCATCACGTCGTGCACGAACGTCTTGGTCAGGCCCGACAGATAGACGGTCAGTCCGGCGTGCACACCGCCGGGCAGCGGGCCGGGGTAGGTGGGTGCCGCTTCCCTGATCCGCGGCCGCCCGCCGACGGCCACGAGCAGGTTGCAGACCACGCCCAGGTGGAACATCTCGTCGCCGACGATGCGCCGGATCAGCCGCGCGGCCTCGCTGCCGCGATCCCTGATGGACCACCAGCCGCACAAGTAGGGCGGGATGGTGGAGAGTTCGAGCGCCACCGCGACCTGGAGGGCCGCTCTGAGCCAGTCGTCCCTGCGGCTCTCCTCGGGTACGGCCAGCAGACGCGCCACCGACTGGTGGCCGGCCGCGGCGGCCGGGCCGCTCTCCGACTGCGCGGTTGCCTGCACGGCTGCCTGCACCGGACCGGCGGCCGCCACCGGCGCACCTGCCGCCAACGCGGCTGACGCCAGGAAACTCCTGCGCTTGAACGGGGCAACCGTCGGCCTGTCCGAATGATCCGTCGTACCAGTCAATTTGGCCTCAGCTCATAGCAATGGCCCCGCCACGTCTTCGGACGAACGGGACCTTTCCGACAGTTGTGGAAGCTAGCAGCCCTCACCGCCGTTCCCGGTGCGCACGGGCCCGGGCGGCGTATCGACCACCCTGTCAGTCCAGCGGGTGAGTGCCGCCGGACCACCGGCGGAGGGGCAGCGGGCGGGCCGCCATAGGAACTCCCTATAGCGCCTGCTGACATTTCGTCTTTGCCCCTGATTCCTTTCCGCGCCTACCGTGAAACAGCTCGACGAGGTGCTCACCCGCGAATTCTCCGAAGATTCGCGCGGCGCACCCGATGCTTCTTCCGTCGAGCGGACGAACACACGATGGAGAGGACCGGTGGCATGACCACGATCGAGAATGGATCGGGAACGCGTGAACTCGCGGGAAAGCGGGCCCTGGTCACGGGTGGGTCTCGTGGGATCGGCGCGGCCGTCGTCCGCCAACTCCTGGACGCGGGCGCCGAGGTGCTCACAACCGCCAGGTCGGCGACGAGCACCCTGCCGGAGGGAGCCACCTTCGTGGACGCCGACGTGCGGACACGGGCGGGAGCCGAGGCGCTCGCCGCGGCCGCGCAGAAGGCGCTCGGCGGAGTGGACATCCTGGTCCACAACGCGGGTGGGGCGCGGCCTCACCAAGACGCCTCGGCCATCCCCGACGAGGAATGGCAGGACGCGCTGGACCTCAACTACCTGGCGTCGGTGCGGCTGGACTCGCTGCTGGTGCCGGGCATGCGGGAACGCCGTTCGGGGATGATCGTGCACATCTCCTCGGCCGCGGTCCTCACCCCGGTGGGACCGTTCCTGCACTACACGGCGGCGAAGGCGGCTCTGGAGAACTACAGCCGGGGACTGGCCTCGGAGCTTGCTCCGCACGGAATCCGGGTCAACACGGTGAGCCCTGGCCGAACCGCCACCCCCGGCGGCGAAGCGACGCGGGAGCAGTGGGCGAACCTGAACGCGGCGCCGGGCCGGATCAGCGCCGGCGACACCGCACCGCTGGGGCGCGACGGCCGGCCCGACGACATCGCCGACGCGGTGCTGTTCCTCGCATCCGACCGGGCGAGCTGGCTGACCGGGAGCAATCTCATAGTGGACGGCGGTGAATTCCCCAGGGGCTGACGCCGATACGCCGACGGAATTCCGGAACGCGACTTTCGACAAAAGGAATTCAGCGGCGCCCGCTTCCTTCCCGGCCCTTCAGGACGCCCGTGAGAAGGAAGCGGACTCGGACCAGGTTTCCGCACGCAGCAGTTCGAGCAGGGCCGTTTCCGCCGGACCCGCGCCCTGCCGGACGACGGCGATGACGGGCTGGGACACGACCGGGAACACCGGGCGAGTGAGGTGCTCGTGGCCGTGGGGCACCGCGGAGGCCGGCACGAGCGTCACCCCCAGCCCCTGGGCGGCCCAGCGCACGGCCGTCGCCGTCTGGGACACACGGGCGGCCGTCGGCGAGGTCAGACCGTTGTCCCGCAGTGCGTTCAGCAGCACGCCGTCGAGTGCGCTGTCGCGGTCGAACCGCACCCACGGCTCCCCCTCCAGATCGCGCAGCTCGACCCGGTCCGCGGCCAGTTGCCGATGCCCGGCACCCAGCACCACGACGAACTCCTCGTCGCCGAGGTGGTGGGCATCGGCGGGGCTCCGCTCGCACGCCGCCATCAGGGCGAGATCCAGCACGCCCCGGCGGCACAGGCGATCCAGCTCGGCGGAGCTGGGCTCCTCGAAGACACTGACCTCCAGCCGCGGGAAGCGGCGACGCAGCGCGCCGAGCGCGCCCGGCAGTTGCCGCGCGCCAAAGCCCATCTGCGCCGAGACCACCAGCTCGCCCACCAACTCGTCGGCACCGGCCCGCGCGGTCGCCCTCGCCCGCCGCGACGCGCTCACCGCGACCTCCGCCTCCCGCAGGAACGCCCGGCCGACCACGGTGGGCACCAGCCCGGTCGGTGTCCGAGCGAACAGTTCCACGCCGAGTTCCCGCTCCAGGCCGCGGATCTGCTGGGACACCGACGGCTGAGCAACGCGCAGCAGCTCCGCCGCTGCCGTCACCGAGCCCGCCTCGGCAATGGCCAAGGCGTACTCGTACTGACGAAGGCTCATCGGTTCCCGTCCCCTCCCTGCGGTCCAACCCCGTACCGATCGTTGTAGGCAACCCGGTTACGCCGGCGGAGATTCCCGCGGACATGGCCGGAGCCGATCTGTTCCTGTCCGCTCCTGTCCGCGAACTGGCGGCGACCACCAGCAAAACCGGCACGAGGGCCGGTTAGAGCGGAACCGGCATGAGGGCGCAGCGCACCGGCTTGGCGTGCGCCGGGTCGAGGGCGTTGAGGACGAGCCGGTTCACGTTCGGGTCGTAGATGCCACCGGCGTGACCGGTGAGGTCCAGCGGACACACGTTCTGCAGCAGGATGTTGTGCACCGTCGCGCCGGATCCGGCCTTGAGGAACTGGTTGGTGTACGGGGTCACGACCAAGTCGGTGCGGGTGACGATGGTGGTGTACGTGACGCCGGGCTCGGTGTCACCGTTGGCGTACAGCCGCTGGAGCACCGGGGAACCGATGGTCTGCTCCTTGGCCGCGGGGCTGTCCAGGCCGAGCGGTTTGCCCACCTTCCCCGCCACGTCCAGTCCCGCGTCGAGCAGGTGGGCCAGGCCGGAAGCGTTGGTGCCGTGATTGCTGGGGTTGATGCCCACCAGGTGGTGCACCTTCGCGGCGCCGCTCTCGAAGCGCAGGTACCACTCGGGCATCACTCCGCCGCCCTGGCTGTGTCCGACCAGGTCGACCTTCGACGCACCCGTGGCGGCCAGCACCTTGTCGACGTAGGCGGCCAGTTGTTCGGCCGAGTCGGGGATGTGGCGGGTCGCCTTCATCAGGGCGTGCGGTGTGCTCTCGCCGTAGTTGAGGGCGAAGACGCAGTAGCCGGCGTTCTTCAGTACCGGGGCGAGGCCGCTCCAGCTGTCGAAGGCGTTTGCGAAGGTGCCGTGGACCAGTACCACCGGGTAGGGGTGGGCGGCGGACGGCTTGCACGTGAAGTCGTTGGCACCGGCGGGCGAGCGCTCGGGGTCCGGCACCGAGGCGAGCAGGGCCAGCCCTGTGCTGACCGCCCCCAGGTACCCGAACTGGTCTGCCTGGTCGGCGTGCAGGGTGGATGGGGTGTCTGCGGCAACGGGCCGCGGTCTGGGCGGTGCTGCCGCGGCGGCGGGGACGGCAGCGGCCAGACAGGCCGCCGCTGCCAGAACGGTTCCTGCGGCTTTGAGGATTCGGCGCATCACGGTGCGCACCTCCTGGTGACGGGTCGTCAGCGGGCTCGGAGCGGGCCCAGCTTGGACAGCCGTCACGCCGTGCTCACGCACGGCGCGCCACGTGCGCCCGTTCGGCGCACGCGCGGTCAGCCGGGCGAGCGGACGGCCCCGGCTACCGGAGGAGGGGTGAGAGGAACAGGCGTGATGCCGTGCTTTCGGAGGAGTTGCCCTGGGTTCTCGTCGCGGCCCGACGGCCCGAACCCCGACCAGGTGGTGCCGGACACGCACGCCCCCTCGGCGTTGGCGCGCGTATCTGCCCGAGGAGGGCGGGGTGGATGGGCGCCCCGCCCTCCCCGCCTGCTAGGCGGTGGCAGGCAGTACGTGGTCTCCGATTTTGTCTGTGCTCAGGCACAGTGAGCAGACCACCGCGTCATGGGTGGCGCACGCGGTCACGTCGGGCCGCTCGTATGCCTGCTGGCAGACGTGGCAGTCGTACGTCGTGGCGCTCGGGTTGCCCTCCGCGTCGAGCAGCGGTTCCGCGATGCCGTCGCCGGCGCGGCGGAGGTAGTACCTGCCCTTGGTGACTACGGCCATCAGCGGGGTGAGGACGAAGGCGATGACGGCCGCGGCGACCGGGGAGTACGGCTGCAGGCCGTCGCCGAGCGCGTGGAAGTACATGGCGATCGAGAGGCCGGAAGCAGCCACGAAGGCGACGACACCGACGGGGTTGACCGCGTGGAGCATGCCGCGGCGGAACTCGGGCTGGAGCGGGGAGAGCTTCAGCAGGTACTTGTTGACGCCGATGTCGGTGGCCACGGTGACGACCCAGGCGATCGCACAGTTCGAGTAGAAGCCGAGGATGCTGTTGAGGAAGCTGAACATGTCGGCTTCCATCAGAGCCAGCGCGAAGCCCAGGTTGACCAGCACGAAGACCATGCGTCCGGGATAGCGTCCGGTGACGCGGGTGAAGGAGTTGGTCCACGCCAGTGAACCGGAGTACGCGTTCGTCACGTTGATCTTGATCTGGCTGATCACCACGAGCGCCACGGCGAGCGGGACGACCATCCAGGACGGCATCATCGCGTCGAACGCGCCGCGGAACTGCTGGATCGGCTCGGGCGCCGCCGTCGGACCGACCTTGGCGAGGATGTAGACGGCGAGGAAGACACCGATGGCCTGCTTCAGTGCGCCGAGCACCACCCAGCCGGGGCCGGCCATGACCACCGCGGTCCACCAAGTGCGCTTGTTGGCCTCGGTCTTGGGCGGCATGAAGCGCAGGTAGTCGATCTGTTCGCCGATCTGCGCGATGAGGGAGAGACAGACGCCGGCGCCCAGCAGCACGGAGGCGGTGTTGACGCCGCCTTCGCCGTCGGTGCCCGTGTAGGCGAGGAAGTGCTGGACGGTGCCCGGGTCGGTGGAGATCAGGTAGACCAGCGGGGCGACCATGAGCAGCAGCCAGATCGGGGTCGTCCACACCTGGAGCTTGCTGAGCGCCTTCATGCCGTAGATCACCAGCGGGATCACCATCAGGGTGGAGATGGCGTAGCCCAGCCACAGCGGCAGTCCGAGGCCGAGCTTGAGGCCCTGGGCCATGATCGAGCCTTCGAGGGCGAAGAAGATGAAGGTGAAGCTGGCGAAGATGACGCTGGTGAGGACCGACCCGTAGTAGCCGAAGCCGGAGCCGCGGGTGATCAGGTCCAGGTCGATGTTGTAGCGGGCGCCGTAGTACGCGAGCGGGAAGCCGGTGATGAAGATGACGACCGCGGCGACGGCGATGGCCAGGAGCGCGTTGCCCGTGCCGTGTGCCAGGCCGATGCCTGCGCCTATGGAGAAGTCCGCCATGTAGGCGATCCCGCCGAGCGCGGTCGTCGCCACGACCATCGGGGTCCAGCGGCGGTAACTGCGGGGCGCGAAGCGGAGGGTGTAGTCCTCCAGGGTCTCCTTGGTGGCCTGGCTGGTGGGAGAGTCCGACGCTGTGGCTGTCTGTGGGGAGTGGGTTGCACTCATGATCGACCCTTCGGGGATGAGGTGATGCTCCGGTGGGGGCGGAGGTGTGGTGAGCGGTGGGGCCCGGGTTGGCGTCGTCGGCAGCCGGGGAGTCGAAGGCCCGGGGCCGAAGTCCCCGGATTTCTCAGGCGGTTGCCGTCCTCAGAAGCGGCCGGCGTGCAGGGTCATCTGCGTCATGGCCCGCTGGGCGTGCTCCGTCACACCGGCCATCGAGTCACCCATATGGGCGTGCAGGGCCCGCAGGCCCTCGTCGAGCCGCCCGTCACGGACGAGTTCCAGGATCTCGATGTGTTCGGTGATGGTCGTCTCCACTCGGTCCTGGGTGAGGAAGTCGTACCGCCGCACCCGGCGGATCCGTTCGCTGACCGCCACGAGGGCCTCGGCGAGCGCGGGATTGCCGGAGGCACGGGAGAGTGCGGCGTGGAATCTCTCGTCCTGGACGACGAAGCGCGGATCCGGCTCCGGGGGCTGCTTGTGCAGCGCGTACCAGTGCTCCAACTCGGCGCCGATGACTGCCGAATCGTGCCGGACGGCCGGATCCTCGATGGCACGCGCGATCCCACGCAGCTCGAGGGTGACCCGCAGCTCGTAGAAATCCTTCAGCTGGGCCAGGTTGGGGATCGTGACGAAGAAGCCGCCGTCGCCGCGCTCGATCAGCCCGTCGGCCAGCAGCCGCGCCAGCGCCTCGCGCACAGGCGTCCGCGAGACCCCGAACCGTGCGGCCAGCCGCAGCTCGACCAGCCGTTCACGCGCGCCGAAATCGCCGTCGAGCACGGCCGCGCGCAGCTTCGCGTAGACCGACTCGCGCAGCGACGGCGCGCCTGCCGCCGCCGGACCCGGCACCGTGCCCGGCCGCGTATACAGCTTCGAATCCATGGGGGGACACGCTAGAAACCGCTTGTTTCCCGAAGATCCATCGCGTTGTGAACGGCTTGTTTCCGAGATCTCACGCGCCTGGCCGCGGAGGTTCGGCCCGCGGCAGTGGATCACCGGCCGCGCGACTCGACCGTACGACGGTCTTGATCGCGGGTAGCCAGTCGAGCCACATCCGAGGCCGGGGAGCCCGGTGTGAATCCGGAGCTGACGCACAGCGGTGAGGGGGACGGGCGGGGCATGTGACGTCACTGGGAGGAGCCCGTGCCGACCGGAGGGCCGATGGGGGCGAGCACAGGGAAGGCACCCCGGCCGGACGAACCCGAGTCCGAAGACCTGCTGGCACCTCCGTGCCTGGTGCGGGCAGGACGTCCGCAGGCCGGGCTCCAGTACGAGCCCCGACAACCGAGGCACCCCGCGCCCCGGCGAGACGATCGGCCTGCTCGGCCCCAACCGCTCCGGGACTCTGCTGCGCAATTCGCTGCGGGGGTAAGGCCGGGTCGGCGATGATCGTTGGCGGGGTCGCCTTCCTGTCGTGCGGTCCTGGAGGCGGTACGGATGTCGATGCGGCCGGTGGGGTTGCCGGAGATCCCGGAACAGACGGTGGTGGTGGCCCGGGCGGCGTTTCCGAAGGGGAGCCTGGCGATACGGGCGCGGGATCGCCTCGCGGAGGTCTTCGTCGATGAGCCGTTCACGGAGGCGTTCGGGGTGCGCGGGGCGCCGGGACTGTCGCCGGGGGTGTTATCGCTGGTGATGGTGTTGCAGTTCGCGGAGGGCCTGACGGATCGGCAGGCCGCGGCGATGGCGGTGCGGGCGATCGACTGGAAGTACGCGCTCGGTGCGGAGCTGACGGACACCGGATTCGATGCGAGTGTGCTGTGCCGGTTCCGGGCCCGGCTCGCGGACAACGGTATGGAGCGGGTGGTCTTCGACCGGCTCCTTGAGCACTGCAAGGACGCCGGCCTGGTGGCGGCCGGAGGCAAGCAGCGCACCGATTCCACCCATGTGATCAGTGCGGTGCGGGACTTGAACCGTCTGGAGCTGGCCGGGGAGAGTGTGCGGGCGGCCCTGGAGGCCCTCGCGGTCGCGGCACCGGCCTGGCTGGCCGGACACATCAACGTCACTGAGTTCGCCGAGCGGTACGGGCCGCGGGTCGACGGCTGGCGCATGCCGCCCTCGCAGACGAAACGTGACCGTCTCGCCCAGGTCTTCGGGCAGGATGCCATCGCCTTGTGCCGGGCGGCCTGGGCCGATGACGCTCCGGCCTGGATTCGCGAGATCGAGGCCGTGGGCTTGTTGCGGCAGGTCCTCGTGCAGACCTACATCGTCCGGACCGATGCCCGGGGACGGCAGGTGATCAAGAAGCGGGACGCCGACGACGGCGTCCCGCCCGGCCAACTCCGCCTGGCCTCCCCCTACGACTCCGACGCACGCTGGGCGGCCAAGGGCGACGACCTGTTCTGGATGGGCTACAAGATCCATCTCACGGAGACCTGCACCACCCTCCCCGACGCCGACGCCGACGCCGACGCCGACGCCGACGTGGGCACAGGGGTGGGCACAGGGGTGATGCCGAATCTGATCACCGACGTGCACACCACCGACGCGACCGTGCCGGATGTGAAGGCGACCGCCCCGATCCAGCGCAAGCTCGCCGAGCACGGAGTGCAGCCCGGCGAGCACTACCTCGACTCCGGCTACCCGTCGGCCGACCTGATTACCAAGGCCCTGAAACAGGGCATCCGCATGGTCACCCCGGTCCTCCAGGACCACTCTGACCAGGCCAAGGCCGCCGAAGGCTTCGACAAGAACGCCTTCACCATCAACTGGAAGACCCGCCAGGTCCGCTGCCCCGCCGGCAGGACCAGCTCCCACTGGAACCCGGTCAAACAGCACGGCAAAGACGCGATCGTCATCACCTTCAGCGTCCTGACCTGCCGGGACTGCCCTCTCCAGAAGCAGTGCACCACCTCGAAGACCGGGCGCCGCATGCTCACCCTGCGTCCCGAGGAACTCCACGAGAACCTCGCCCGGGCCCGCGCCGAGCAGAAGACCGACACCTGGAAGAACAAGTACGCCCTGCGTGCCGGAGTCGAGGGCACCATCAACCAGGCCCTCGACATCACCGGCATCCGCCGGGCCCGCTACCGCGGCCTGCCGAAAGTCCGCCTCCAACACGCCTTCTCCGCCACCGCACTCAACGTGATCAGGCTCGACGCCCACTGGACCACAGGCCCCCTCAACCGCCCCCGCACCAGCAGACTCGAACGACTCAGCTACAGACTCTCCGCCTGAACGAATTGCGCAGCAGAGTCCTCCGGCAAGCCAAAACTCTCCTCGACCTTCGCGGAAGGCCGCGCCGCCGTGGAGCGGACCCCGGGCCGACGTCACCGACGGCCCGGGGTACCCGGTGATCCGCTACCCGCGCCGGGCCAACGAGCCGTGGCGGCCGGCGACGTCGCCGGATCCGATCGCGTCATCGGTCTCCCGCTTCTCCCACGAGTGGTCGGCGGGGGTGTAACCGAGATCGCGGCGCGCCGCGGAGATGTCGAACCAGTGGGCCCGCGTCAGCTCGGCCACCAGGAAGCGTGTCAGCAGCGGGCGTTGCCGTCGTCGGGCCGCCTTCGCGGTGGCTTCGAGGAGCACGGCAGCGGCTCGCGCGGCCGAAGCGGGGATTCCCCGCACCTCCACGGCGTGGCCGTCGTGCGCCAGTAGCCCCCGGACGGTGTCGGCGAGGGTGCAGGGCCGGCCCTGGGTGATGAAGTAACTCGCGCCTGCCAACGGGGAGTTCGCCGCCAGTTGTTCCACCGCCAGCACGTGTGCCTCGGCCGCGTCGGCCACGTGCACGGTGTCCACGAGTTGGGACCCCGCTCCCGGCAACAGCAGTTTCCCCTTACGGACCGCGGCGCGCAGACCAGGCAGCAGATGCGGATCGCCGTCACCCCAGATCAGGTGGGGCCGCAGGGACACGGTCGCCAGACCAGGGCGGTTGGCAGCCAGGACCAGCTGCTCCGCTCTGGCCTTGGACCAGGGATAGGGGGCAAGGAACCGGCCGGGCAGGGCGACGGATTCGTCCACACCCTCCAGGTCCTGTCCGGCGAAGACCACGCTGGCACTGGAGCAGTTGACCAGCCGGCGCACACCATGGCGTCGGCAGGCGTCGAGGACGGCCGCGGTTCCCCCGATGTTGATGGACGCGAAGTCCCCTCGCGGCCCCCATACGTCAGCCAGCGCGGCCGTGTGCACGACGGCGTCACATCCGCGTACCGCATCCGCGACGGTCTCGGTGTCGCGGATGTCGCCCAGCACGGCTTCGGCCCCGCCGGGCGGCAGGGCACGGCGGCCGCGTTGCAGTGAACGCACCTGGTGCCCGCGGGCCGCGAGACGCCGGCAGATCTCCGCGCCCAGAAAGCCACTGCCACCCGTGACGAGAATCTTCACGCGCGTTCCTCCGCTGTCTGGCCGGTACGACCCTTCGCTGCCAGCCGGCGACGCGCCCACTGGCCCAGGACGCCCCGTTCGATCTTCGCGTTGTGCCGGATGTCCACAGGGAACCCGGGGTGGAAGACGATCGCCCGGACGTGAGCCCCGCCTTCCAGCGCGGCAAGCGTGCGACGCAGGTCGGCGACGAGCCGGCCGCGCTCCGCCCCGCGTCGCCGCCCGTCGGTTTCCACGCACAGAGCGGGCAGAGCCTGCTGGTCGCTGCCGGCGTCGACCAGGGCCGTGCGCCGGACTCCGTCGACCGCGTTGCACGCCGGCTCGATGCATTCGGTGAACAGGGGTCCGTCGGCACTCGGTACCGCGTGCGCCTTGCGCCCGCAGTACCAGAGGTTCCCCTCGTCGTCCGTGCGGCCGAGATCGCCGGTGCGGTGCCAGACGTCCGGCCCGTCGGGGATCTTCGCCTGAGCGTCGGCGTCCGGGCGGCCGTAATAGGTGCGGCTGACCAATGGGCCGCGCACCGTGATCTCGCCGACCTCGTGGGCGGGCAGCGGTCCGGCCTCCGGCGAGTGCGCGACCTGTCCGGTGTCGGCCGGGATGACGGCCACGGA
Coding sequences:
- a CDS encoding LysR family transcriptional regulator, which codes for MSLRQYEYALAIAEAGSVTAAAELLRVAQPSVSQQIRGLERELGVELFARTPTGLVPTVVGRAFLREAEVAVSASRRARATARAGADELVGELVVSAQMGFGARQLPGALGALRRRFPRLEVSVFEEPSSAELDRLCRRGVLDLALMAACERSPADAHHLGDEEFVVVLGAGHRQLAADRVELRDLEGEPWVRFDRDSALDGVLLNALRDNGLTSPTAARVSQTATAVRWAAQGLGVTLVPASAVPHGHEHLTRPVFPVVSQPVIAVVRQGAGPAETALLELLRAETWSESASFSRAS
- a CDS encoding triacylglycerol lipase — its product is MRRILKAAGTVLAAAACLAAAVPAAAAAPPRPRPVAADTPSTLHADQADQFGYLGAVSTGLALLASVPDPERSPAGANDFTCKPSAAHPYPVVLVHGTFANAFDSWSGLAPVLKNAGYCVFALNYGESTPHALMKATRHIPDSAEQLAAYVDKVLAATGASKVDLVGHSQGGGVMPEWYLRFESGAAKVHHLVGINPSNHGTNASGLAHLLDAGLDVAGKVGKPLGLDSPAAKEQTIGSPVLQRLYANGDTEPGVTYTTIVTRTDLVVTPYTNQFLKAGSGATVHNILLQNVCPLDLTGHAGGIYDPNVNRLVLNALDPAHAKPVRCALMPVPL
- a CDS encoding cytosine permease; protein product: MSATHSPQTATASDSPTSQATKETLEDYTLRFAPRSYRRWTPMVVATTALGGIAYMADFSIGAGIGLAHGTGNALLAIAVAAVVIFITGFPLAYYGARYNIDLDLITRGSGFGYYGSVLTSVIFASFTFIFFALEGSIMAQGLKLGLGLPLWLGYAISTLMVIPLVIYGMKALSKLQVWTTPIWLLLMVAPLVYLISTDPGTVQHFLAYTGTDGEGGVNTASVLLGAGVCLSLIAQIGEQIDYLRFMPPKTEANKRTWWTAVVMAGPGWVVLGALKQAIGVFLAVYILAKVGPTAAPEPIQQFRGAFDAMMPSWMVVPLAVALVVISQIKINVTNAYSGSLAWTNSFTRVTGRYPGRMVFVLVNLGFALALMEADMFSFLNSILGFYSNCAIAWVVTVATDIGVNKYLLKLSPLQPEFRRGMLHAVNPVGVVAFVAASGLSIAMYFHALGDGLQPYSPVAAAVIAFVLTPLMAVVTKGRYYLRRAGDGIAEPLLDAEGNPSATTYDCHVCQQAYERPDVTACATHDAVVCSLCLSTDKIGDHVLPATA
- a CDS encoding GntR family transcriptional regulator, which codes for MDSKLYTRPGTVPGPAAAGAPSLRESVYAKLRAAVLDGDFGARERLVELRLAARFGVSRTPVREALARLLADGLIERGDGGFFVTIPNLAQLKDFYELRVTLELRGIARAIEDPAVRHDSAVIGAELEHWYALHKQPPEPDPRFVVQDERFHAALSRASGNPALAEALVAVSERIRRVRRYDFLTQDRVETTITEHIEILELVRDGRLDEGLRALHAHMGDSMAGVTEHAQRAMTQMTLHAGRF
- a CDS encoding ferritin-like protein, encoding MAAAGPVQAAVQATAQSESGPAAAAGHQSVARLLAVPEESRRDDWLRAALQVAVALELSTIPPYLCGWWSIRDRGSEAARLIRRIVGDEMFHLGVVCNLLVAVGGRPRIREAAPTYPGPLPGGVHAGLTVYLSGLTKTFVHDVMMGIEAPHRPLARSIDTSPSVGTFYSDILKTFRSVAPELSARGQLSTRIGSDVLEPVETPDDVERAIEIIKEQGEGTTSSPATAFDDDYPAHYYAFGEIYHGRRLRDNDGDWEFNGAPVRFPDARPMAPVPAGGWPNPPGEVRRLLESFDTTYNSLLHTLESAWAGGGHRSLHAAIHIMRGLETPAVKLMERPIPDAPGNYGPQFRAF
- a CDS encoding IS1182 family transposase codes for the protein MSMRPVGLPEIPEQTVVVARAAFPKGSLAIRARDRLAEVFVDEPFTEAFGVRGAPGLSPGVLSLVMVLQFAEGLTDRQAAAMAVRAIDWKYALGAELTDTGFDASVLCRFRARLADNGMERVVFDRLLEHCKDAGLVAAGGKQRTDSTHVISAVRDLNRLELAGESVRAALEALAVAAPAWLAGHINVTEFAERYGPRVDGWRMPPSQTKRDRLAQVFGQDAIALCRAAWADDAPAWIREIEAVGLLRQVLVQTYIVRTDARGRQVIKKRDADDGVPPGQLRLASPYDSDARWAAKGDDLFWMGYKIHLTETCTTLPDADADADADADVGTGVGTGVMPNLITDVHTTDATVPDVKATAPIQRKLAEHGVQPGEHYLDSGYPSADLITKALKQGIRMVTPVLQDHSDQAKAAEGFDKNAFTINWKTRQVRCPAGRTSSHWNPVKQHGKDAIVITFSVLTCRDCPLQKQCTTSKTGRRMLTLRPEELHENLARARAEQKTDTWKNKYALRAGVEGTINQALDITGIRRARYRGLPKVRLQHAFSATALNVIRLDAHWTTGPLNRPRTSRLERLSYRLSA
- a CDS encoding AMP-binding protein; the encoded protein is MWRSSPGIRRRPECRERTFAYTSGSTGTPKGVVYTNEQLVRQCVATGGVLGTRPGAVALVGFLPFALGGPALGITVVIPRMDFRRPGRARRDDLLHAAAQTGATSLLGSPALMTVLAGEGHREPALATVRSVATFGAPLEYGLLDRLTGTLPDQAVIRSVYGATECLLVSAIDGQDLRSARAASERGGGRCVGRTVPATSVAVIPADTGQVAHSPEAGPLPAHEVGEITVRGPLVSRTYYGRPDADAQAKIPDGPDVWHRTGDLGRTDDEGNLWYCGRKAHAVPSADGPLFTECIEPACNAVDGVRRTALVDAGSDQQALPALCVETDGRRRGAERGRLVADLRRTLAALEGGAHVRAIVFHPGFPVDIRHNAKIERGVLGQWARRRLAAKGRTGQTAEERA
- a CDS encoding oxidoreductase: MTTIENGSGTRELAGKRALVTGGSRGIGAAVVRQLLDAGAEVLTTARSATSTLPEGATFVDADVRTRAGAEALAAAAQKALGGVDILVHNAGGARPHQDASAIPDEEWQDALDLNYLASVRLDSLLVPGMRERRSGMIVHISSAAVLTPVGPFLHYTAAKAALENYSRGLASELAPHGIRVNTVSPGRTATPGGEATREQWANLNAAPGRISAGDTAPLGRDGRPDDIADAVLFLASDRASWLTGSNLIVDGGEFPRG
- a CDS encoding NAD-dependent epimerase/dehydratase family protein translates to MKILVTGGSGFLGAEICRRLAARGHQVRSLQRGRRALPPGGAEAVLGDIRDTETVADAVRGCDAVVHTAALADVWGPRGDFASINIGGTAAVLDACRRHGVRRLVNCSSASVVFAGQDLEGVDESVALPGRFLAPYPWSKARAEQLVLAANRPGLATVSLRPHLIWGDGDPHLLPGLRAAVRKGKLLLPGAGSQLVDTVHVADAAEAHVLAVEQLAANSPLAGASYFITQGRPCTLADTVRGLLAHDGHAVEVRGIPASAARAAAVLLEATAKAARRRQRPLLTRFLVAELTRAHWFDISAARRDLGYTPADHSWEKRETDDAIGSGDVAGRHGSLARRG